The Euphorbia lathyris chromosome 3, ddEupLath1.1, whole genome shotgun sequence genome contains a region encoding:
- the LOC136222502 gene encoding digalactosyldiacylglycerol synthase 1, chloroplastic-like, translated as MEDFEQQMERFRRKFHERQQRFDEQWELLRKKQQEKDERVCKSLSNLVQSIREFQRVTNPSSAAPQVFDEKSEQKLELADFKFQGKTEDVLEQPSPRKLVTAEIVKESQFEALQLQMEKKDLLGTNLILVVNQKISDKKKWMHSKEVPPLDVSGLLSCFVRQSGPISYHLGVRKAISNKMVKNVDVNELVVRIASVLQSTRHCYKDGFWTDLPKHSPSNEKRHVAIVMTLSLPWMRDNVVNPPFGVAYLAKSEKQNVTLVVPWLCKSDQELMYHKSVSLSSVEEQESYIRSCVEDMISFKADFKISFYSGKFSKERRSIIRAGDTSQFISLKETDVVILEEPERLNWYHHGKHWISKFNHVIGVIHTNYLEYTKREKNGVLKSFLGKRINRAYYVKVLRLSAATHDFHKFVVCNVNGVNPKFLKIGETVVVEMKLGQQAFSKGAYSLGNMVWAKGYNELIDLLAKQKSELDGFNLDGSTRRLDGMEAGAIQWYNHR; from the exons ATGGAAGACTTTGAACAACAAATGGAACGGTTCCGCAGGAAGTTTCACGAACGGCAACAACGGTTTGATGAACAATGGGAACTGCTTCGCAAGAAGCAACAAGAGAAAGATGAACGAGTCTGCAAATCATTATCAAACTTGGTTCAATCGATTCGAGAATTTCAAAGAGTTACAAACCCTTCTTCAGCTGCaccccaagtgtttgatgaaaagTCTGAGCAGAAATTGGAGCTAGCAGATTTCAAATTTCAAGGAAAAACTGAAGATGTGTTAGAGCAGCCTTCTCCAAGGAAGCTGGTCACTGCTGAAATTGTCAAGGAGAGTCAGTTTGAAGCTCTACAACTTCAAATGGAGAAG AAAGATCTGCTTGGAACCAATCTGATACTAGTGGTCAACCAGAAAATTTCAGACAAAAAGAAATGGATGCATTCAAAGGAAGTACCACCGCTTGATGTCTCGGGATTGTTGTCATGTTTTGTTAGGCAATCTGGGCCAATTTCATATCACCTTGGAGTTAGAAAAGCTATATCTAACAAGATGGTTAAAAATGTGGATGTGAATGAATTGGTTGTAAGGATAGCAAGTGTCCTTCAAAGCACTAGGCATTGTTACAAGGATGGCTTTTGGACAGACTTACCAAAGCATAGTCCATCAAATGAGAAGAGGCATGTTGCCATCGTGATGACTCTTAGTCTTCCATGGATGAGAGACAATGTTGTCAATCCACCGTTTGGAGTTGCATATTTGGCAAAATCTGAAAAACAAAATGTTACTTTAGTGGTTCCATGGCTTTGCAAGTCAGATCAAGAATTAATGTATCACAAGAGTGTCTCTTTGAGTTCAGTAGAAGAGCAGGAAAGTTATATTCGTAGCTGCGTTGAGGATATGATTAGCTTTAAGGCTGATTTTAAAATATCCTTTTATTCGGGGAAGTTCTCAAAAGAACGAAGAAGCATAATACGAGCGGGAGATACTTCGCAGTTCATTTCATTAAAGGAGACTGATgttgttattttagaagaacCGGAACGTTTGAACTGGTATCACCATGGTAAACACTGGATTTCTAAGTTCAATCATGTTATTGGTGTTATCCACACTAATTACCTTGAATACACCAAGAGGGAAAAGAATGGGGTTCTTAAATCTTTTCTTGGGAAACGCATAAACAGAGCATACTATGTTAAGGTTCTTCGCCTTTCTGCTGCCACACATGATTTTCACAAATTTGTGGTTTGCAATGTTAATGGAGTGAACCCtaagtttttgaaaattggAGAAACAGTTGTTGTAGAAATGAAACTTGGGCAACAGGCTTTCTCAAAAGGAGCATATTCCTTAGGCAATATGGTCTGGGCCAAGGGTTACAATGAGTTGATAGATTTGCTAGCAAAGCAAAAGAGCGAGCTAGATGGCTTTAATTTGGATGGATCTACTAGGAGATTGGATGGAATGGAGGCTGGAGCGATCCAATGGTACAACCATAGATAA